The DNA segment GCTTATAATGTTTTTTCGGGCATTAATAATTCTACTTTACAATTTGAATTCCCTATGGAAGTTTTTGATAGAGATGCCCAAATTGATGTTAAGTTTGAAGATTTGAAATCCCAAACAATTGAATTGTTTGAGGTTAAAGCATTTGAAATTAATAGCATAAGTAAAAATAGAATTTTGTTTGAACAGAAATACTTTACTAAAACAGAATACAAGCGTTCTGATATAGCTGAACAATTTATGGGATTTATTAAAACTGTTATAAAAAAATATGAAAATCAAAACATCTATGGTGGAGGAATAAAGCAACTGTGTAGTCACTTACTCGGAATTATAAATATTATGAATAAGCCCCAGTATATAAACAAGAAATTTAAACTCTACAGTTTTTGCTTAGACAATCCATTCTATAATAAATTTGAACAAAATGTAAGTAACTATAAAGAAACTCTAATTACTTTTAAAAACCTTGTAGATGAATTTTTGCAAGAAATTAAAGTTGATGACCGTGTGGAATATTGTGGTTTTATTTCTGCAAGTGAATACATTATTAAAAACAAAAATTTATTAGGTAAAGAAAACTATGATTATGTACTGAAAAGATACATATCTAATAATTTCCAATTCCCCCTTTAGGGGGCTAGGGGGCAAACTCTAACCGATTAACCAATAACCGCTTAACCCCCTAACAACATTTTCAATCCCTTTTCCAAAAACACAATATAATTCTCTAACTTTGTTTAAATCTAATACTTCGAATTATGGAAAATAGAGAATTTGATTTTGATGAACCCATTATATTCTGTGCACACAATTTAGATATTGGCAACCCAAAGAAATTAGCCACTGAATTAGCAAAAAGATTAGGAGTAAACATCAATATCTTGAAACTAGGTGGTGAAGTAATGGAGACGATTACAATTCCAAACGCAACTAGCACTAAAAATCTAAATATTCTAAATCCCAAATACGACAAATTCTTCAAATACGCCTTAGAGTATGGTGATGAAGCCCATGTTATTGCTAATGATTATTTGCAATATTTCTTGCCTGCCAGTGTGGATTATTTAAAACTAATTGAAACACTAAAACAAAAAGAAAGTGCGGACGAAGAATTGGACAGTTTTATTGAATTAAAAAAGTTCGGTGCCACCGAAGTTTACATTGCCAACACAGAGGAAGTAAACCTCACCGACGACGATAAACAAGATTGGTCAAATGTCTTCAAAGTTATTGGTAATCTGGAAAGTCACTTTCTATACAAATTACCGTAAAAATAAACACTACTGTAGTTCCCCTGACATTGCGAACGCAACAGAGTGTCGTGCGGCAATCTGGAGTTAGGGGGTAAACAATTCCCCCTTTAGGGGGTTAGGGGGTTCTTCCCTTCAATTCCCCAATCTCCCTTTTCAACTCCAAAAACATGTTCACGACATTGGCCGTTTCCGGATTCTCTTGTTTGCTGTCATTTCGCCCGATATTGCACTCGTACTCCCAAATTTCGAGAATATCCGAAACCTTGACTTCATAAGCAGGGTAAAAATTGTTGTCTGATGCAACAACCAGGGCATTGGTTTTGTTTTTATTCAAACGCTTGTACACCATGCCTTCGCTTTTGGTAATCAGGATATAAGTTCTGCCATCCTTGACGTCTCCCAACTTTTCAATATACCGCCCGATGATGATGCTGCCATCTTCGTGGGGAGGCATCGAATCGCCTTCAATCGGAAAACCCCTGTACTTGCCTGGCCCCAAAAAAGGCAATGAAATATGTTGCAGGCTTTCGATATATTCGGGATCGGCATAACCATTTAAGTAACCGGCCTTGACTTTTTGGGTGACGACTTCAATAAAATTCTCCCCGTTCGTGTCGACCGTGATAGGCAATACCAATCTATTGTTTTCCAATTGCAATAAATTGTCCATCGGTATTTTCCGCACATCCACGGAAAGCAGTAGGTCAATGCTGATATGATAATAATGGGCAATTTTCTTCAGTATTTCATACGGAGCTTCCGAAGTTCCGTCTTCATATTTCACGTAACGTCCACGCGTGATGAGCAGGCTTTCAGCCAGCTTTTCCTGCGAAATTTTTTTGTGCAGCCGTAGGCTCCTGATATTGTCTGAAAATAACGACATCTTGTTTTTGTTACAATTTGTAACAGCAAATATAAACATTTTTGTTACAACCTGTACTAATTTTGTAACCTAGAAATTAAAGAAAATGACAAGGGCAATTGTACACCTCGATATGAATACTTTTTTCGTCTCCTGCGAAAGACTAACCAACTCTCAGTTGGAAGGCATTCCGTTGATTATTGGCGGTGGTGACCGTGGCGTCGTGGCCTCTTGTTCCTATGAAGCACGTCATTTTGGGGTGCGTTCCGCTATGCCGATAAATATGGCTTTAAAACTTTGCCCTCAGGCCAAAGTTTTGAAAGGCGA comes from the Flavobacterium limnophilum genome and includes:
- a CDS encoding XRE family transcriptional regulator, coding for MSLFSDNIRSLRLHKKISQEKLAESLLITRGRYVKYEDGTSEAPYEILKKIAHYYHISIDLLLSVDVRKIPMDNLLQLENNRLVLPITVDTNGENFIEVVTQKVKAGYLNGYADPEYIESLQHISLPFLGPGKYRGFPIEGDSMPPHEDGSIIIGRYIEKLGDVKDGRTYILITKSEGMVYKRLNKNKTNALVVASDNNFYPAYEVKVSDILEIWEYECNIGRNDSKQENPETANVVNMFLELKREIGELKGRTP